The Bos mutus isolate GX-2022 chromosome 7, NWIPB_WYAK_1.1, whole genome shotgun sequence genome window below encodes:
- the CIMAP1D gene encoding protein CIMAP1D — protein sequence MGTLTCDPAPWLTPAPLGQRATDCQIPETSLRRTCGVATLEHGSGPGLYALPSTVGYINHDCTRVAGPAYSLFWRPIEASPQETSPGPVYFLDSKVTRFGRSCTPAYSMQGRGKSPGLEVTPGPGAYSPEKVAPMRQRTPPAFTLGSRLRPRPLNTSAPAPNTYTLPSLWGSQVFTKPSSPSYTVAGRTPPARPPQDPAEIPGPGQYDSPDPNAYRQRRPAFTMLGRPRAPRPPDETPGPGSHSPEQVTVTKARAPAFTMGIRHSKRATTMAADTAP from the exons ATGGGGACTCTCACCTGCGACCCAGCTCCATGGCTGACCCCAGCGCCTCTGGGCCAGCGGGCCACTGACTGTCAGATCCCAGAGACCAGCCTGAGGAGGACCTGCGGGGTGGCCACCTTGGAGCATG GCTCTGGGCCAGGCTTGTATGCCCTGCCTTCCACTGTTGGCTACATCAACCACGACTGCACCAGGGTAGCCGGTCCTGCCTACTCACTCTTCTGGAGGCCCATTGAGG CATCTCCgcaggagaccagccctgggccAGTCTACTTCCTGGACTCGAAAGTCACCCGCTTTGGCCGCAGCTGCACCCCTGCCTACTCCATGCAGGGCCGGGGCAAGTCTCCCG GTCTGGAGGTGACGCCCGGCCCTGGGGCTTACAGCCCAGAGAAGGTGGCCCCCATGCGCCAGCGGACGCCTCCAGCTTTCACCCTGGGCTCCCGCCTCCGCCCACGGCCCCTGAACacctcagcccctgcccccaacacCTACACCCTGCCCTCCCTCTGGGGCTCGCAGGTCTTTACCAAGCCCAGCAGCCCCAGCTATACCGTGGCTGGCCGCacaccccccgcccgccccccgcaGGACCCCGCGGAGATACCTGGCCCTGGCCAGTATGACAGCCCGGACCCCAATGCCTACCGTCAGCGCCGGCCGGCCTTCACCATGCTGGGGCGGCCCCGAGCCCCACGGCCCCCAGATGAGACACCCGGCCCTGGCAGCCACAGCCCTGAGCAGGTCACTGTGACCAAGGCCAGGGCCCCAGCATTCACCATGGGTATCCGCCACTCTAAGCGGGCTACCACCATGGCTGCAGACACTGCACCCTGA
- the MADCAM1 gene encoding mucosal addressin cell adhesion molecule 1 — protein MERGRALLLPLLLGLLQPGRGGLLEVDPPESQVAMAVGESRNFTCRMTCADGRAASVVWRGLDTSLGAVQSSAGLSILYVLNASLSAAGTRVCVGSCGDVNLQHRVRLLLFAFPDQLTVSPEAVVPGRDQEVACTAHNVTPPGPDTLSMSLLLGDRELEGVEALPNVTEEPQEGEDSLFQVTQRWLLPTSETSSLRTLHCQVTMRLPGRELTRHRTIPVLQGLTSPEPPSITSSELPTMTPAKPSITASPEPTDTTTPESFVMKPPKPPITTSPELASTYSPASPGPASPGATSSNSSTRPCLPEIHQSSASGALELLCEVPCGPSMAVRWTQAPGGLEAYETWEAGAQAWLSSRSMLWSGCHPEGWFQCRLDPGGHMANLYVVPEICSPTMSAALWTSSLALGLLLLVFLAYHLWKRCQPTSR, from the exons ATGGAACGGGGCCGCGCCCTCCTGCTTCCCCTCCTTCTGGGGCTGCTCCAGCCTGGCCGCG GTGGGCTGCTGGAAGTGGATCCACCTGAGAGCCAGGTGGCGATGGCCGTGGGCGAGTCGCGAAACTTCACCTGCCGCATGACCTGCGCAGACGGCAGGGCGGCCTCGGTGGTGTGGCGGGGCCTGGACACCAGTCTGGGCGCCGTACAGTCCAGCGCGGGCCTCAGCATCCTGTACGTGCTCAACGCCTCGCTGTCTGCGGCGGGGACCCGCGTGTGCGTGGGCTCCTGTGGGGACGTGAACCTCCAGCACCGGGTGCGGCTCCTGCTGTTTG ccttCCCTGACCAGCTGACTGTATCCCCTGAGGCCGTTGTGCCAGGGAGGGACCAGGAGGTGGCCTGCACGGCCCACAACGTCACACCTCCTGGCCCTGACACCCTCTCCATGTCCCTGCTCCTGGGGGATCGGGAACTGGAGGGAGTGGAAGCCCTCCCGAACGTGACTGAGGAGCCCCAGGAAGGCGAGGACTCGCTGTTCCAAGTGACCCAGCGCTGGCTGCTGCCCACCTCAGAGACCTCCAGCCTGCGCACCCTCCACTGCCAGGTGACCATGAGGCTGCCCGGCCGGGAGCTGACCCGCCACCGGACCATTCCAG TCCTGCAGGGCCTGACCTCCCCGGAGCCCCCCAGCATCACCTCCTCAGAGCTGCCCACCATGACCCCTGCAAAGCCCAGCATCACAGCGTCCCCAGAGCCCACTGATACAACCACCCCAGAGTCCTTTGTCATGAAGCCCCCGAAGCCTCCCATCACTACCTCCCCCGAGCTGGCCTCCACCTACAGCCCCGCGAGTCCTGGCCCCGCAAGTCCTGGCGCCACGTCCAGCAACAGCTCCACCAGGCCGTGCCTCCCGGAGATCCACCAGTcgtcagcatcaggggctttagAGCTGCTGTGCGAGGTGCCCTGTGGTCCCAGCATGGCCGTGCGCTGGACCCAGGCCCCTGGCGGGCTGGAGGCCTACGAGACGTGGGAGGCGGGGGCCCAAGCTTGGCTGAGCAGCAGGAGCATGCTGTGGTCCGGGTGCCATCCTGAGGGCTGGTTCCAGTGTCGCCTGGACCCTGGGGGCCACATGGCCAACCTGTATGTGGTCCCGGAAATCT GCTCCCCGACGATGTCAGCTGCCCTGTGGACCAGCAGCTTGGCGCTGGGGCTCCTTCTCCTGGTGTTCCTCGCCTACCACCTGTGGAAACGCTGCCAGCCCACAAGCCGATGA
- the TPGS1 gene encoding tubulin polyglutamylase complex subunit 1, whose product MAAVEKRRQAVAQATSFTDSGRPGVPRTAATAESEEDFLRQVGVTEMLRAALLKVLEARPEEPIAFLAHYFENMGLRSPANGGAGEPPGQLLLQQQRLGRALWHLRLAHHSQRTAFNNNVGVAYECLSASGRKKKPGLDGRTYSELLKRICRDGEAPEEVVAPLLRKIQCRDHEAVPLAVFRAGMLTCFVLLEFVARAGALYRLLEDPGLAMADRRLGQAVLDTLEGALQASDDTAPARYLEAGSRLGPDSLALAMDRALVARRPSAPMTREEFLEKAAALFIAKVKPVG is encoded by the exons ATGGCGGCAGTGGAGAAGCGGCGGCAGGCGGTGGCACAGGCAACCAGTTTCACAGACAGCGGCCGGCCGGGGGTGCCCCGAACGGCGGCGACGGCCGAGAGTGAAGAGGACTTCCTGCGACAGGTCGGCGTGACGGAGATGCTACGCGCGGCCCTGCTAAAGGTGCTGGAGGCGCGACCGGAGGAGCCCATCGCCTTTCTGGCGCACTACTTCGAGAACATGGGCCTGCGGTCTCCTGCAAACGGCGGCGCCGGGGAGCCTCCGGGCCAGCTCCTGCTGCAGCAGCAGCGCCTGGGCCGCGCACTGTGGCATCTTCGCCTGGCTCACCACTCCCAGAG GACGGCCTTCAACAACAACGTTGGTGTGGCCTACGAGTGCCTGAGCGCCAGCGGGCGCAAGAAGAAGCCGGGGCTGGATGGGCGCACGTATAGCGAGCTGCTGAAGCGCATCTGCCGCGACGGAGAGGCCCCCGAGGAGGTGGTGGCGCCACTGCTGCGCAAGATCCAGTGCCGGGACCACGAGGCAGTGCCGCTGGCCGTGTTCCGCGCGGGGATGCTCACCTGCTTCGTGCTGCTGGAGTTCGTGGCACGCGCCGGCGCCCTCTACCGGCTGCTGGAGGACCCGGGCCTGGCCATGGCTGACCGCCGCTTGGGCCAGGCCGTGCTCGACACGCTGGAGGGGGCTCTGCAGGCCAGCGACGACACCGCGCCCGCGCGCTACCTGGAGGCGGGCTCGCGCCTGGGGCCCGACAGCCTGGCGCTGGCTATGGACCGCGCACTGGTGGCCCGACGACCCAGCGCCCCCATGACCCGGGAGGAGTTCCTGGAGAAGGCCGCGGCCCTCTTCATCGCTAAGGTCAAGCCCGTGGGCTGA